One region of Sulfurisphaera ohwakuensis genomic DNA includes:
- a CDS encoding DUF6955 family protein: MKKKLICPRLPSSKYDKNITNSIELMPKWFKDMLFSETIIHGEIDNDIVERVIKRLEGVK; this comes from the coding sequence TTGAAGAAAAAGCTAATTTGTCCCAGACTCCCTAGTTCAAAATATGATAAGAATATTACAAATTCGATTGAATTAATGCCGAAATGGTTTAAAGATATGTTATTTAGTGAAACCATTATACATGGTGAAATTGATAATGATATAGTAGAAAGAGTAATTAAGAGATTAGAAGGAGTTAAATAA
- a CDS encoding PaREP1 family protein — translation MEKDLYKVGEEYVEARIIECLSDLLLSLTLWKEGYTRNSAGKAFSAVKALMSALVVVNEDKLISIAKDKEEKEWIKKKAHIVPTHSMYALAQMLRKIGIDILNLVRIALDLHDYQYNGFEPDFSRYTRKDDVFTDLITVIKETKNIIHTYFSKYEVKEISEKIDGLIRELIEGH, via the coding sequence ATGGAGAAGGATCTTTATAAGGTTGGAGAAGAGTACGTTGAGGCTAGGATCATTGAGTGTTTATCTGATCTTCTTCTCTCATTGACCTTATGGAAAGAGGGATACACTAGGAATTCTGCTGGAAAAGCATTTAGTGCTGTAAAAGCACTTATGAGTGCATTAGTGGTCGTTAATGAGGATAAACTAATTAGTATTGCTAAAGACAAGGAGGAAAAGGAGTGGATTAAGAAGAAAGCTCACATAGTCCCAACCCACAGTATGTATGCTTTAGCACAGATGTTAAGGAAGATAGGGATTGATATTCTGAACCTTGTGAGAATAGCATTAGACCTTCACGATTATCAGTATAATGGTTTTGAGCCCGATTTCAGCAGATATACTAGGAAAGATGATGTATTTACTGACCTAATTACCGTCATAAAGGAGACTAAAAACATAATACACACATATTTCTCCAAATATGAGGTCAAGGAAATTTCTGAGAAAATTGACGGATTAATTAGAGAATTAATAGAAGGACATTGA